From the genome of Phytohabitans rumicis, one region includes:
- a CDS encoding tetratricopeptide repeat protein produces MEGCGQAKAQHGDVFRRRREDLFVGRQAEISLFRDSLRPLDTRDVIINIWGVGGVGKTWLTQRLMREAAALPAQCAYTDGGAADLLQAMTAMASQLGKDAAMRRFEGRLRDYHTHRQRLEADPKAPDGSAAFFTRTVLRIGLGAAQTIPVVGAVSTAVDPAALSDQVTRWASFVAGMVRNKDDARLINSPIDVLTPLFLEGLDNCADRGPVVLCFDTFEQTHYFLESWLLRVIEDVPDNLTLVIAGRSRLDPNRWGPYEAGLRRVELRPFTADEVGDYLRRTGVAQDTERDRVMALTGGLPLLLQMIAPSQAGALTSADDMTGRAVDRFLMWEVDPERQQLTIDAALPRYFDIDVLAALRPDQPDAAAQTLRWLSAMPFVSEHPVRGWQYHDVVRAVMVRRKRQQSPEGWTRAHTQLADFYARRRAMLHGESGHTWSDEAWIHDAQAEIYHRLCARPAAALAQALEQVVGTLELQLAPLGSWGETFDRAATDAESELLARWAGRLRAAGESPEALVELLTELLDNAALSPVGRAVVAAERGVIYCQRGDHDRALADIDRAFQLAPGDVRVRAARGFVYREMGRYREALAEYDEVVKVRPGTDMRVRRAETLRLLGQLDAAIEDFSRALVLEANPRTYRTRGETYQEIGDYERALADFSRAADLEPENPDPLESMADIYYELGRAADLLDLCARLLPLLPDRAGVYVARAAAYTWLEREPEASADLDRAVALAPDDPEVLLHRAHLVRQLGRYADAVIEYDAALAAGADEFEVWANRGNALRMADRPEEALAHLDRALELSAGHPKVLTDRAHTLRWLGRYEEAVSEYEAALAAGGDEFAVVANRALALEELGRLEEALADDTRALELLPEHAGVLLSRAHVLRMLERYEEAIAGYEVALAAGADAFAVVANRANAYGALGRLEEALADDTRALELSPGHAGVLLSRAHVLRLLERYADAEAEYDAALAAGAYEFEAVANRADVREALGKDEQALADHDRALELQPEHAGVLVDRAHLLRRLERYEEALPAYGKALAAGADEFEVVANRAMALRHLGRYDEALADVDRALEREPDHAEMLLLRAHLLRWLDRFDEAVEAYDRTGAAGGGEFRVVANRALALDELGRLDEALADLDRALELEPGHAKVTLDRAHVLRQLPRLEEAVAGYDAALAAGANEFETVANRALALDRLGRLDEALADLDRALELEPGHAKVTLDRAHVLLQIPRLEEAVAAYDTALAAGANEFEVLANRSTALEELDRLPEALADLDRAVQLDPQHGGKRLRRAHVLRWLDRLEESVDEYGAALAAGAGEFAVVANRAKALMDLGRAQEALADLDRALELEADHAAVLLDRAHVLQRLERYEESVAAYDAALAAGSGEFDVLANRADALSGLDRLAESLADHTRALEIVPDHIGVLMSRGYVLYRLERNDEAVADYDRALAAGADEYWVRANRAHPLELAGRPLDALADHDRAVELAPDQDDPLLSRAHLLRRLERYDEAIRDFGRAAEVSGAPSLALSWRGIVHRWLGRLDAALADFVAAQEADPGEWHPVVSRVDVLLLLGEYDAALAVTTEAVGRWPDDPSMLAEHGRALLLLGRTDEALAAMGDLADQDGEYGWWSMWRGLARRVGGDPAGAAEDFARAVQVGAQLAADPDQGWPANQSWYHLLAGDLQTAEQELRRVLGADRRAGVVPVACRELDQIAAVAPDIAGLATLRDLLRPDAG; encoded by the coding sequence GTGGAGGGTTGTGGCCAGGCAAAAGCGCAGCATGGGGACGTCTTCCGGCGCCGCCGGGAAGACCTCTTCGTCGGGCGCCAAGCGGAGATCTCGCTGTTTCGCGACAGCCTGCGGCCGCTGGACACCCGCGACGTCATCATCAACATCTGGGGCGTCGGCGGCGTCGGCAAGACCTGGCTGACGCAGCGACTGATGCGCGAGGCCGCCGCGCTGCCGGCCCAGTGCGCGTACACCGACGGTGGCGCCGCGGACCTGCTGCAGGCCATGACGGCGATGGCCAGCCAGCTCGGCAAGGACGCCGCGATGCGGCGCTTCGAGGGCCGGCTGCGCGACTACCACACCCACCGGCAGCGGCTGGAGGCCGATCCGAAGGCGCCGGACGGGTCCGCCGCGTTCTTCACCCGGACGGTGCTGCGGATCGGGCTGGGCGCCGCGCAGACAATTCCGGTGGTCGGCGCGGTGTCGACCGCCGTCGACCCGGCCGCGCTGAGCGACCAGGTGACCCGGTGGGCGTCGTTCGTGGCCGGCATGGTGCGCAACAAGGACGACGCCCGGCTGATCAACTCGCCGATCGACGTGCTCACCCCGCTGTTCCTGGAAGGGCTGGACAACTGCGCCGACCGCGGGCCGGTGGTGCTGTGCTTCGACACGTTCGAGCAGACGCACTACTTCCTGGAGTCGTGGCTGCTGCGCGTGATCGAGGACGTGCCCGACAACCTCACCCTCGTGATCGCCGGCCGCAGCCGCCTGGACCCCAACCGGTGGGGTCCGTACGAGGCCGGCCTGCGCCGGGTGGAGCTGCGCCCGTTCACCGCCGACGAGGTGGGCGACTACCTGCGGCGTACCGGGGTGGCGCAGGACACGGAGCGGGACCGGGTCATGGCGCTGACCGGCGGGCTGCCGCTGCTGCTGCAGATGATCGCCCCCAGCCAGGCCGGCGCCCTGACCAGCGCGGACGACATGACCGGCCGGGCGGTCGACCGGTTCCTGATGTGGGAGGTGGACCCGGAGCGGCAGCAGCTGACCATCGATGCGGCGCTGCCGCGCTACTTCGACATCGACGTGCTCGCCGCGCTGCGCCCGGATCAGCCGGATGCCGCCGCGCAGACGCTGCGGTGGCTGAGCGCGATGCCGTTCGTCAGTGAGCATCCGGTACGCGGCTGGCAGTACCACGACGTGGTCCGTGCCGTGATGGTGCGCCGCAAGCGGCAGCAGTCACCCGAGGGGTGGACGCGGGCGCACACCCAGCTGGCCGACTTCTACGCCCGCCGGCGCGCGATGCTGCACGGGGAGAGTGGCCACACCTGGAGCGACGAGGCGTGGATCCACGACGCCCAGGCCGAGATCTACCACCGGCTGTGCGCCCGGCCCGCCGCCGCCCTGGCGCAGGCGCTGGAGCAGGTGGTGGGCACGCTGGAGCTGCAGCTGGCGCCGCTGGGCTCGTGGGGTGAGACCTTCGACCGGGCCGCCACCGACGCGGAGTCCGAGCTGCTGGCCCGCTGGGCGGGGAGGCTGCGGGCCGCCGGGGAGAGCCCGGAGGCGCTGGTCGAGTTGCTGACCGAGCTGCTGGACAACGCGGCGCTGTCGCCGGTGGGCCGGGCGGTCGTCGCCGCCGAGCGGGGTGTGATCTACTGCCAGCGCGGTGACCACGACCGGGCCTTGGCCGACATCGACCGGGCCTTCCAGCTGGCCCCCGGCGACGTACGGGTGCGGGCCGCGCGCGGGTTCGTCTACCGCGAGATGGGGCGCTACCGGGAGGCGTTGGCCGAGTACGACGAGGTGGTCAAGGTCCGGCCCGGCACCGACATGCGGGTCCGGCGGGCGGAGACTCTGCGGTTGCTGGGTCAGCTCGACGCCGCGATCGAGGACTTCTCCCGCGCGCTGGTGCTGGAGGCCAACCCGCGCACGTACCGGACCCGCGGCGAGACGTACCAGGAGATCGGCGACTACGAGCGGGCGCTGGCCGATTTTTCGCGCGCCGCCGATCTGGAGCCGGAGAACCCGGATCCGCTGGAGAGCATGGCGGATATCTACTACGAGCTGGGCCGGGCCGCCGATTTGCTCGACCTGTGTGCGCGGTTGCTGCCGTTGCTGCCGGATCGGGCTGGGGTGTATGTGGCGCGCGCCGCCGCGTACACCTGGTTGGAACGCGAACCGGAGGCGAGCGCGGACCTGGACCGGGCGGTGGCGCTGGCCCCGGACGATCCGGAGGTGCTCCTGCACCGGGCGCACCTGGTCCGCCAGCTGGGCCGGTACGCGGACGCCGTGATCGAGTACGACGCGGCGTTGGCCGCGGGCGCCGACGAGTTCGAGGTCTGGGCGAACAGGGGCAACGCGCTGCGCATGGCGGACCGGCCGGAGGAGGCCCTCGCGCACCTGGACCGGGCGCTGGAGCTGAGCGCGGGGCACCCCAAGGTGTTGACCGACCGGGCGCACACGCTGCGCTGGCTGGGGCGGTACGAGGAGGCGGTGAGCGAGTACGAGGCGGCGCTGGCCGCCGGCGGGGACGAGTTCGCGGTGGTGGCGAACCGGGCGCTGGCGTTGGAGGAGCTGGGCCGGCTGGAGGAGGCCCTGGCCGACGATACGCGGGCCCTGGAGCTGCTGCCGGAGCACGCCGGCGTGCTGCTGAGTCGGGCGCATGTGCTGCGCATGCTGGAGCGGTACGAGGAGGCGATCGCCGGGTACGAGGTGGCGTTGGCCGCCGGGGCGGATGCGTTCGCGGTGGTGGCCAACCGGGCCAACGCGTACGGGGCCTTGGGGCGGCTGGAGGAGGCCCTGGCCGACGACACGCGGGCGTTGGAGCTGAGTCCGGGGCACGCGGGCGTGCTGCTGAGCCGGGCGCACGTGTTGCGGCTGCTGGAGCGGTACGCGGACGCGGAGGCCGAGTACGACGCGGCGCTGGCCGCCGGCGCGTACGAGTTCGAGGCGGTGGCGAACAGGGCCGACGTCCGCGAAGCCCTGGGCAAGGACGAGCAGGCGCTGGCCGACCACGACCGGGCGCTGGAGCTGCAGCCGGAGCACGCCGGCGTCCTGGTGGACCGGGCCCACCTGCTGCGGCGGCTGGAGCGGTACGAGGAGGCTCTGCCGGCGTACGGCAAGGCGTTGGCGGCCGGTGCGGACGAGTTCGAGGTGGTGGCCAACCGGGCCATGGCGCTGCGCCACCTCGGCCGGTACGACGAGGCGCTGGCCGATGTCGACCGGGCGCTGGAGCGGGAGCCGGACCACGCCGAGATGCTGTTGCTGCGCGCGCACCTGCTGCGCTGGCTGGACCGCTTCGACGAGGCGGTCGAGGCGTACGACCGGACGGGCGCCGCCGGGGGCGGCGAGTTCCGGGTGGTGGCGAACCGGGCGCTGGCCCTGGACGAGCTGGGCCGGCTGGATGAGGCCCTGGCCGACCTGGATCGGGCGCTGGAGCTGGAGCCGGGGCACGCGAAGGTGACGCTGGACCGGGCGCATGTGCTGCGCCAGCTGCCCCGCCTGGAGGAGGCGGTCGCCGGGTACGACGCGGCGCTGGCCGCCGGGGCGAACGAGTTCGAGACGGTGGCGAACCGGGCGCTGGCGCTGGACCGGCTCGGCCGGCTGGACGAGGCCCTGGCCGACCTGGATCGGGCGCTGGAGCTGGAGCCGGGGCACGCGAAGGTGACGCTGGACCGGGCGCACGTGCTGCTGCAGATCCCGCGGCTGGAGGAGGCGGTCGCCGCGTACGACACGGCGCTCGCGGCCGGCGCGAACGAGTTCGAGGTGCTGGCGAACAGGTCGACCGCCCTGGAGGAGCTGGACCGGCTGCCGGAGGCCCTGGCAGACCTGGACCGGGCGGTGCAGCTCGACCCCCAACACGGCGGGAAACGGTTGCGCCGCGCCCACGTGCTGCGCTGGCTGGACCGGCTGGAGGAGTCGGTGGACGAGTACGGCGCCGCGCTCGCGGCCGGGGCCGGCGAGTTCGCGGTGGTCGCCAACCGGGCCAAGGCGCTGATGGACCTGGGCCGGGCGCAGGAGGCCCTCGCCGACCTGGACCGGGCCTTGGAGTTGGAGGCCGACCACGCCGCGGTGCTGCTGGACCGGGCGCACGTGCTGCAGCGGCTGGAGCGGTACGAGGAGTCGGTCGCCGCGTACGACGCCGCGCTCGCGGCCGGGTCCGGCGAGTTCGACGTGCTGGCCAACCGCGCCGACGCGCTGTCCGGCCTGGACCGGCTGGCGGAGTCGCTGGCCGACCACACCCGGGCGCTGGAGATCGTCCCCGACCACATCGGCGTGTTGATGAGCCGCGGATACGTGCTGTACCGGCTGGAGCGCAACGACGAGGCGGTCGCCGACTACGACCGGGCACTGGCGGCGGGCGCCGACGAATACTGGGTCCGCGCCAACCGCGCACACCCGCTGGAGCTGGCCGGCCGGCCGCTGGACGCCCTGGCCGACCACGACCGGGCGGTCGAGCTGGCGCCGGACCAGGACGACCCGCTGCTGTCGCGGGCTCACCTGCTGCGCCGGCTGGAACGCTACGACGAGGCGATCCGCGATTTCGGTCGGGCCGCCGAGGTGTCCGGCGCCCCGTCGTTGGCGCTGTCCTGGCGGGGCATCGTGCACCGGTGGCTGGGCCGGCTGGACGCGGCCCTGGCCGACTTCGTGGCCGCCCAGGAGGCCGACCCGGGCGAGTGGCACCCGGTGGTGTCACGGGTCGACGTGCTGTTGCTGCTCGGCGAGTACGACGCGGCGCTGGCGGTGACCACCGAGGCCGTGGGCCGGTGGCCGGACGACCCGTCGATGCTCGCCGAGCACGGCCGCGCCCTGCTGCTGCTGGGCCGCACCGACGAGGCCCTGGCCGCCATGGGCGACCTGGCCGACCAGGACGGGGAGTACGGCTGGTGGTCGATGTGGCGCGGGCTGGCCCGCCGGGTCGGCGGCGACCCGGCCGGCGCGGCGGAGGACTTCGCGCGGGCGGTCCAGGTGGGCGCACAGTTGGCCGCCGACCCGGACCAGGGCTGGCCGGCGAACCAGAGCTGGTACCACCTGCTGGCCGGCGACCTCCAGACCGCCGAGCAAGAGCTGCGCCGCGTGCTCGGCGCGGACCGGCGGGCGGGCGTTGTCCCGGTGGCGTGCCGCGAACTGGACCAGATCGCGGCGGTGGCCCCGGACATAGCGGGCCTCGCGACGCTGCGAGACCTGCTACGCCCGGACGCCGGTTAA
- a CDS encoding 4'-phosphopantetheinyl transferase family protein, translating to MTGAWTGVHVNLSHSGDLAAVAVSAGRAVGVDVQRHPPGTDVLAMSARYFPDAEVAHVAGGADPAERVDRFVDLWARKEACVKAAGGKLAQGMPLAVHGRRLVRDPSGKLGGGPYRVARVPVPAGYRAAVALCGAAAMRLTTRWWDG from the coding sequence TTGACCGGCGCGTGGACCGGCGTACACGTGAATCTGTCGCACTCCGGCGACCTGGCCGCGGTGGCGGTGAGCGCCGGCCGCGCGGTCGGCGTGGACGTGCAGCGGCACCCGCCCGGCACCGACGTCCTCGCCATGTCCGCACGGTACTTCCCCGACGCCGAGGTCGCCCACGTCGCCGGCGGCGCCGACCCGGCCGAGCGGGTCGACCGCTTCGTCGACCTGTGGGCCCGCAAGGAGGCGTGTGTGAAGGCGGCCGGCGGCAAGCTGGCGCAGGGGATGCCGCTGGCCGTCCACGGCCGCCGGCTCGTGCGGGATCCGAGCGGGAAGCTCGGTGGCGGCCCGTACCGGGTGGCGCGGGTGCCGGTGCCGGCCGGCTACCGGGCCGCCGTCGCGTTGTGCGGTGCCGCCGCGATGCGCCTGACCACCCGCTGGTGGGACGGGTAG
- a CDS encoding ATP-binding cassette domain-containing protein has protein sequence MIVTKGLRKSFRSKRRRRTEVVEAVRGVDLDVAEGEIFGFLGPNGAGKTTTLQMLATLVEPDDGEATVAGADLRKDPAEVRQRVGYVAQGGSTWDESTAREELVLHARMYGLSKAEARRRAADALEAFELTEYADRPCKTYSGGQRRRVDIALGIIHRPRLVFLDEPTTGLDPQSRAHMWEEIRRLRADGMTIFLTTHYLDEADALCDRIAIIDHGEIVAGGAPDQMKREITGDVLVVGLNGATPRAAALLDGQAYVRKLETIEDGLRLYVDDGATAIPQVMRALDGARLDLDSIQLHRPSLDDVFLAKTGRSLRES, from the coding sequence GTGATTGTCACCAAAGGGCTGCGCAAGTCCTTCCGGTCCAAGCGGCGCCGCCGCACCGAGGTCGTCGAGGCCGTCCGCGGCGTCGACCTCGACGTGGCCGAGGGCGAGATCTTCGGATTCCTCGGCCCGAACGGCGCCGGAAAAACCACCACGCTGCAGATGCTCGCCACGCTGGTGGAGCCGGACGACGGCGAGGCCACGGTCGCCGGCGCCGACCTGCGTAAGGACCCGGCGGAGGTGCGCCAGCGGGTCGGCTACGTCGCCCAGGGCGGCAGCACCTGGGACGAGTCCACCGCGCGCGAGGAACTGGTGCTGCACGCCCGCATGTACGGGCTGAGCAAGGCCGAGGCGCGCCGCCGGGCCGCCGACGCGCTGGAGGCGTTCGAGCTGACCGAGTACGCCGACCGGCCGTGCAAGACGTACTCGGGCGGCCAGCGGCGCCGGGTCGACATCGCGCTGGGCATCATCCACCGTCCCCGGCTGGTGTTCCTGGACGAGCCGACCACCGGGCTGGACCCGCAAAGCCGCGCCCACATGTGGGAGGAGATCCGCCGGCTGCGCGCGGACGGGATGACGATCTTCCTCACCACGCACTATCTGGACGAGGCCGACGCGCTCTGCGACCGGATCGCCATCATCGACCACGGCGAGATCGTGGCCGGCGGCGCGCCGGACCAGATGAAACGCGAGATCACCGGGGACGTGCTGGTGGTCGGCCTCAACGGAGCCACCCCGCGGGCCGCCGCCCTGCTGGACGGCCAGGCGTACGTGCGCAAGCTGGAGACCATCGAGGACGGCCTGCGCCTGTACGTGGACGACGGCGCCACCGCCATCCCGCAGGTGATGCGGGCACTGGACGGGGCCCGCCTGGACCTGGACTCGATCCAGCTGCACCGACCCAGCCTCGACGACGTCTTCCTGGCCAAGACCGGTCGGTCGCTGCGGGAGTCGTGA
- a CDS encoding phosphopantetheine-binding protein has protein sequence MDSLVVVAALLREITGESVAVTRATRLEDDLGLESVELAALGGALRARYGVDLPAYLAGLDIDELIELTVGDIAGLVTS, from the coding sequence ATGGACTCGTTGGTTGTGGTGGCGGCGCTGCTGCGCGAGATCACCGGCGAGAGCGTGGCCGTCACGCGGGCCACCAGGCTTGAGGACGATCTGGGGCTGGAGAGCGTCGAGCTGGCCGCGCTCGGGGGTGCGCTGCGCGCCCGGTACGGCGTGGACCTGCCGGCGTATCTGGCCGGGCTCGACATCGACGAGCTCATCGAGCTGACCGTCGGCGACATCGCCGGGCTGGTGACCTCGTGA
- a CDS encoding glycosyltransferase, whose amino-acid sequence MSKFLFVVPPVAGHVNPAGAVARALADQGHDVAWAGPETTLRRMLGDETVMIYGTGMRPYRGQRDRGLRAIKSVWEGFLMPYARFTLPAVEKAVLAFEPDVVVVDQVAPAGAVAAHRHGVRWASLAPQMLELSRPFRHLPKVDAWIRTTAASLSADGPDDPRFSPYLQILLTTRELFGHEELPEHTVLVGPVLTGRPEPDFPWEALDGTKHQVVVTMGTLADDLAREFYPRMAGALRMLGDRVQAIVTAPPDAVPDPPPQTIVAPRVPFLALMSRLSAAVCHGGMNTVSEMLAHGVPLVIAPIKHDQPMVANRVAAAGAGVRVRFGRSSAEELRDALATVLDDPAYRTAATGLASSFTEAGGAPAAATHLIALATSGATSDR is encoded by the coding sequence GTGAGCAAGTTCTTGTTCGTGGTGCCGCCGGTGGCGGGGCACGTCAACCCGGCCGGGGCGGTGGCGCGGGCGCTCGCCGACCAGGGGCACGACGTGGCCTGGGCGGGGCCGGAGACGACGCTGCGGCGGATGCTGGGCGACGAGACGGTGATGATCTACGGGACCGGGATGCGGCCGTACCGGGGGCAGCGTGACCGCGGCCTGCGGGCGATCAAGTCGGTGTGGGAGGGCTTCCTCATGCCGTACGCCCGGTTCACCCTGCCCGCGGTGGAAAAGGCGGTGCTGGCGTTCGAGCCGGACGTGGTGGTCGTCGACCAGGTCGCGCCGGCCGGTGCGGTGGCCGCCCACCGGCACGGGGTGCGCTGGGCGTCGCTCGCGCCGCAGATGCTGGAGCTGAGCCGCCCGTTCCGCCATCTGCCCAAAGTGGACGCGTGGATCCGGACCACGGCGGCGAGCCTGTCCGCCGACGGGCCTGACGACCCGCGCTTCTCGCCGTATCTGCAGATCCTGCTCACCACCCGGGAACTCTTCGGCCACGAGGAGTTGCCGGAGCACACCGTGCTGGTCGGACCGGTGCTCACCGGCCGGCCCGAGCCCGACTTCCCGTGGGAAGCACTGGACGGGACCAAGCACCAGGTCGTGGTCACCATGGGCACGCTCGCCGACGACCTGGCCCGCGAGTTCTATCCGCGGATGGCCGGTGCGCTGCGCATGCTGGGCGACCGGGTCCAGGCGATCGTCACGGCGCCGCCCGACGCGGTGCCCGACCCGCCGCCGCAGACCATCGTCGCGCCGCGGGTGCCGTTCCTGGCCTTGATGTCGCGCCTGTCCGCGGCGGTCTGCCACGGCGGCATGAACACGGTCAGCGAGATGCTGGCCCACGGCGTGCCCCTGGTGATCGCGCCCATCAAGCACGACCAGCCGATGGTGGCCAACCGGGTCGCCGCGGCCGGCGCCGGCGTCCGGGTCCGGTTCGGCCGCTCCAGCGCAGAGGAACTGCGCGACGCGCTCGCCACCGTGCTAGACGACCCGGCCTACCGCACCGCGGCCACCGGCCTGGCCAGTTCCTTCACGGAGGCCGGCGGCGCCCCAGCCGCCGCCACCCACCTGATCGCCCTGGCCACGTCCGGCGCCACGTCCGACCGGTGA
- a CDS encoding thiamine pyrophosphate-dependent dehydrogenase E1 component subunit alpha: MRPSAEGLYRTIRLIRRFEERAIELVRSGDIGSGIHPCIGQEAVAAGVCAALRADDVLLSNHRGHGHLLAKGSDPARFMAELTGRVTGIDRGRAGSFHPSDFAAGVYGASGTVGHGAAIAAGVAWALAQDGGDRIAVSVFGDGAVTQGALLESFNLASLWRVPVVFVCENNGYATTLPAAAGIAGTVVGRAAAFDIPGSTVDGQDPDVVYDAMARCVARARAGDGPSLVEFLTYRYEGHHTFERKVRLQYRDPQEASHWPDPLAIQSERVPEAVRETIDAEVEAVLDEAVRFALDSPRPDPLDAFDHLYATGMRVRAGVSHA, encoded by the coding sequence ATGCGCCCCTCCGCCGAGGGCCTGTACCGGACGATCCGGCTGATCCGCCGCTTCGAGGAGCGCGCGATCGAGCTGGTCAGGTCCGGCGACATCGGCAGCGGCATCCACCCCTGCATCGGCCAGGAGGCCGTCGCCGCCGGGGTGTGCGCCGCGCTGCGCGCCGACGACGTCCTGCTGAGCAACCACCGCGGCCACGGGCACCTGCTGGCCAAGGGCAGCGACCCGGCGCGGTTCATGGCCGAGCTGACCGGGCGGGTGACCGGCATCGACCGCGGCCGGGCCGGCTCGTTCCACCCGTCCGACTTCGCCGCCGGCGTCTACGGCGCCAGCGGCACGGTCGGGCACGGCGCCGCCATCGCGGCCGGGGTGGCCTGGGCGCTGGCGCAGGACGGCGGCGACCGGATCGCGGTCAGCGTCTTCGGCGACGGCGCGGTGACCCAGGGGGCGCTGCTGGAGTCGTTCAACCTGGCGTCGCTGTGGCGGGTGCCGGTGGTGTTCGTGTGCGAGAACAACGGGTACGCCACCACGCTGCCGGCAGCGGCGGGCATCGCTGGCACGGTCGTCGGCCGGGCCGCCGCCTTCGACATCCCCGGGTCCACAGTGGACGGACAGGATCCGGACGTGGTGTACGACGCGATGGCTCGTTGCGTAGCCCGCGCGAGGGCCGGGGACGGACCGTCGCTCGTGGAGTTCCTCACCTACCGGTACGAGGGGCACCACACGTTCGAGCGGAAGGTGCGGCTGCAGTACCGGGATCCGCAGGAGGCGTCGCACTGGCCGGATCCGCTGGCGATCCAGTCCGAGCGGGTCCCCGAGGCGGTACGGGAAACGATCGACGCGGAGGTCGAGGCGGTGCTGGACGAGGCGGTGCGGTTCGCGCTGGACAGCCCGCGGCCGGACCCGCTGGACGCGTTCGACCACCTGTACGCCACCGGAATGCGGGTCAGGGCGGGAGTTTCGCATGCCTAA
- a CDS encoding DUF3050 domain-containing protein: MSRYDWGQTHPGITRLEAAVDAARSRVVTHPLYANLDTHQAIVTFMEHHVFAVWDFMSLLKSLQRNLTCVRVPWVPTGPAGSRRLINDIVLVEESDELRGGFISHFELYVAGMAEAGADTSRVTTFIDLVRSGVHVKPALTDAAVPGPAAEFVRTTWGFIDTAPVHCQAAAFAFGREDLIPDMFTQVIAVKERGGPLEMFVDYLARHIEVDGEEHTPMAMQMVTDLCGDSEVKWQECADTVNLALSARYAFWDGILAAIKAR; encoded by the coding sequence ATGTCCCGGTACGACTGGGGTCAGACGCACCCCGGCATCACCCGGCTGGAGGCCGCCGTCGACGCGGCGCGCAGCCGGGTCGTCACCCACCCGCTGTACGCCAACCTCGACACGCACCAGGCCATCGTCACCTTCATGGAGCACCACGTCTTCGCGGTGTGGGACTTCATGTCGCTGCTCAAGTCGTTGCAGCGCAACCTCACCTGCGTACGGGTGCCGTGGGTGCCGACCGGCCCGGCCGGCAGCCGGCGGCTGATCAACGACATCGTGCTGGTCGAGGAGAGTGACGAGCTGCGCGGCGGGTTCATCAGCCACTTCGAGCTGTACGTCGCCGGGATGGCCGAGGCGGGCGCGGACACGTCGCGGGTCACCACGTTCATCGACCTGGTGCGCTCCGGCGTACACGTCAAGCCGGCCCTGACCGACGCGGCGGTGCCGGGACCGGCGGCCGAGTTCGTGCGGACGACGTGGGGGTTCATCGACACCGCGCCGGTGCACTGCCAGGCGGCCGCGTTCGCGTTCGGCCGGGAGGACCTCATCCCGGACATGTTCACCCAGGTGATCGCGGTCAAGGAGCGCGGCGGCCCGCTGGAGATGTTCGTGGACTATCTGGCCCGGCACATCGAGGTGGACGGCGAGGAGCACACCCCGATGGCGATGCAGATGGTCACCGACCTGTGCGGCGACAGCGAGGTGAAGTGGCAGGAGTGCGCCGACACGGTCAACCTGGCACTGTCCGCGCGGTACGCGTTCTGGGACGGCATCCTGGCCGCCATCAAGGCCAGGTAG
- a CDS encoding phytanoyl-CoA dioxygenase family protein, which produces MTTVADIDPALLPSDDDVRGYEEHGWYLSRKLLTDAEVDALATASEGFYAGARSRRLGKRPPTLAYWEPSHGTVQRHNDYVHYESDAIAAILRKQIIGAVAARLARAAEIRLFQSTLIYKPPRPEEPTNLVPWHFDRHYWQTCTSDRMLTAFIPFHDCGEEMGTITMVDGSHVWTEFGGDDNTTRHFAHRDAAELEQLVHDNAKHNGAEVRKVPMVIPKGHMSFHHCRTYHGSGANRSGSPRRAISLHLQDGDNRYRVRSLSDGTPVTYNHDHLVRRTPAGTPDYSDPEFCPVLWRS; this is translated from the coding sequence ATGACCACGGTCGCCGACATCGATCCGGCGCTGCTGCCGTCCGACGACGACGTGCGGGGGTACGAGGAGCACGGCTGGTACCTGTCGCGGAAGCTGCTCACCGACGCGGAGGTGGACGCGCTGGCCACCGCGAGCGAGGGGTTCTACGCCGGTGCGCGCAGCCGCCGGCTGGGCAAGCGGCCGCCGACGCTGGCGTACTGGGAGCCGTCGCACGGCACGGTGCAGCGGCACAACGACTACGTCCACTACGAGAGCGACGCGATCGCCGCCATCCTGCGCAAGCAGATCATCGGTGCGGTCGCGGCGCGGCTGGCCCGGGCGGCCGAGATCCGCCTGTTCCAGTCCACGCTCATCTACAAGCCGCCGCGGCCGGAGGAGCCGACCAACCTGGTGCCGTGGCACTTCGACCGGCACTACTGGCAGACGTGTACGTCCGACCGGATGCTCACCGCGTTCATCCCGTTTCACGACTGCGGCGAGGAGATGGGCACCATCACGATGGTGGACGGCAGTCACGTGTGGACGGAGTTCGGCGGGGACGACAACACCACCCGGCACTTCGCCCACCGCGACGCGGCCGAGCTGGAGCAGTTGGTGCACGACAACGCCAAGCACAACGGCGCCGAGGTGCGCAAGGTGCCGATGGTCATCCCCAAGGGACACATGAGCTTCCACCACTGCCGCACGTACCACGGCAGCGGGGCGAACCGGTCCGGCAGCCCGCGCCGGGCCATCTCGCTGCACCTGCAGGACGGCGACAACCGCTACCGGGTCCGCTCGCTGTCCGACGGTACGCCCGTGACGTACAACCACGACCACCTGGTGCGCCGGACCCCCGCCGGCACACCCGACTACAGCGACCCCGAGTTCTGCCCCGTGCTCTGGCGGTCTTGA